The Fusobacterium russii ATCC 25533 sequence TTTCAAGGGCATATTTATGTGCAGCCATAGCAGAATTAACTATCAAGACATCAGGTTGCATAGACAGTATCATTTCTAAATCAAAAGGAGCATTATGGTCAGAAATTTGTGCTGTGTGCTCCATATATTTTCCAACCACTGGACTATATAATTTAGCATATTTATTAAGACCATGCCCTCCATCTTCTCCAGATCCAACAAGCATATTGAAAGCTTCTTTTCCTTTTAAGGGTATGATAAAGTCCATAATATCCATTGTACTAACTGCAAAAGAGGATATAGGTAAATTTAAATTAACTTCTCTTCCCTTCACATCTTTAACTGTAATAACTTTTTCAATTGGTTTTTTCTTAGGCATTTTATCAGGATTAATTTTTACTGTTTCATCCTTTTCCTTTATAATTTTTTCTTTAAAACCATATTTTTTTACATCTAAACCAGCAGCTTTTATAGCATTTGCTGTAGCTGTAACGATTGCTTCTGAAGTAATTGTAGCTCCGGCAACAGAATCAATGTCCAAAGATTGCTTTTTAACAATAAGCTGAGGTATTTTCTTCCCTGCTATATCACCAATTCCTTTTGTGTCTTGATTTTTTAGAATTTTAACATCATTAATTTTTCCATTTTCATTTAATACCACTTCTACTTCTATATCATTTTGATAGCCCTTAGATAAGCCTTTATATGTATTTCCAAAAGCAGAAATAGAAAAAATAAGTAATAGAACAAACAAACAAATTTTTCTAATATTTTTCATTTAATCCTCCTTAATAAATAAAATTTTATTTTTAATTTTTTAATACTGGCAATATTTATTTTACATATTTAATAAATTATTACTGATGATTGAATATAAGTTTTTCTTAATTTTTTATTTTAATAATTATATAGACATAATTGTGTATTTAAACTCAATATATAAATTTTATTTTGATATTCTTTATAAATAATAGCACAGTAATAAAATTTATTCAAATTTTTACAATTATTGATTTTTAATTAAAAAATAGAACAAAAAATGCAATAATATAGAACATATTTTTTATTAAAAGAAAAAAATAAATATTTTTCACTAGAAAAAATAAAAAATAATACTTGATTTTCACTTGAAATTAAAATATAATAAGCTTAATAAAATATATAATTAACTATTTTTATTTGACAGTATATTTTTTAGTAGAATATTAAATAAAAGGAGAAAACTATGAGAAAAGAATTGTTATTGATGTCTATTTTTGTAAGTTTATTTTCAACATTTGCAATGGGGCAAAGTGAAGAAAAAAATATCCCAGTTCAAAAGTTAAATGAAACAGTTATTACGACAACTGAAGCTTTCGGAACAAAAACAAGAGAAACTGCTAAAAATATCCAAGTAATAACAGCAGATGAAATTAAATTAAGAGGAGCTTCAACAGTGCAGGAAGCATTGAAAGGGATTCCTGGAGTAATTGTAAGAAAATATGATGGTGGAATGGCAAATATAGATTTAAGAGGAAGTGGAGATGCTGTTTCTTTTAGTGGAACAACTTTACTTTTAGATGGAGTTCCTATGAACGGTTTGGTAAAATTAGACATAAACTCCATTGCAATTGATGATATAGATAGAATAGAAATTATTCAAGGTGGAGGAGCGGTTGTTTATGGAGATGGTTCAACTGGTGGAGTTGTAAATATAATAACTAAAGCAGCTCAAAATAAGACTAACTATGGTAGCATTAATTTAGAACTGGCTTCATGGAAAACTAAAAAGGCTAATCTTACATATGGAACTAATTTAACAGATAAATTTTCTGTAGCTGCATCATATTCCAATACATCTTCGATGGAATATAGAGAAAGAGGGTATGGGACTGACTATTATGGAGAAAAATTTGACTATAGAAATAGAAAAGATGAAAAAGAATCAATAATGCTAAGAACAAAATATGAACTAAAAGATGGAGCTATTGATTTGAGATATAGCCATACAGAAAATATAGATATTTATACAGGTTATTTAGAGAAAAAAGAATTTGATAAAAATCCTAGACAGAAGGGGCAATATTCAGGGCTTATAGAAAATAAAATAGATATTTGGAACTTATCATTTAATAAAAAATTAACAGATAAATTTGATTTCCTTGTATATGGCGGTTATTCTAAGGATAAAAGCATAAATCAAAAACAGGAGACAAAAGAATATTTCATAAAACCGGAACTTAAATATAATTATGCAAAAGACAGCTATATAATAGTTGGAGGAGACTATAGAAAAGGAGAGAGAGAATTTAAGGAAATACTAGATGTAAATGGTGTTTTAGGCAAAGCTCCCAATGATGAAAGAAAGTCAAAGGCAATTTATTTATTAAATAAAACAAGCTTTGGAAATTTTCAATTTACTCAAGGATATAGAAGAGAAAAAGTAGAGTATAAATACAGTGAAAAAAAATATAACTCAATGACATGGGCTCTTGAAAAAATTGTTCCAAAAGGAAATGACTATTCTAATAATAATAGTTTTGAATTGGGTATAAATTATTTATACTCTAGCACAGGTAATACTTATTTCAATTATACAAGGGCAACTAGAACTCCAACTATAGGTGAAGCAGGTGCTTGGCATGGAGAATATAAAACACAAAAAAATGACATATTTGAAATAGGATTAAGAGATTATTATAAAAATACTTTTATAAATACATCGATATTTTATATAAATTCTGAAAATGAAGTATATTATGATAAAACAGACCCTAACTATTCAAAAAATAGAAATTTTGATGGAAAAGTAAGAAGAACAGGAGCACAATTATCTTTAATACATGATTTTAATAAATTAACTTTGAGAGAAAATATATCATATATAAATCCTAAGGTGAAAACAGGTCAATATAAAGGGAAAGAATTTGCAGGAGTTCCTAAGTGGATTTTTAATTTAGGTGCAACATATAAATTTACAGATAAATTCCTAATAAATGCAGATATGTATTATCAATCAAAGGCTTATGCTGTTGATGACTTTGATAATTATCATGGAAGAGGAAATGATTACTTAACAGTAGATACGAATATTTCTTATAGTTTTGACAATGGATTAGAAATATATGGAGGAATTAAAAATTTATTTGATGAGAAATATGCATCAAGTATAACTTCAACTAGAACTTCATGGGGTTCAGGAGCAAGAAAAATTTATTATCCAGCTGATGGTAGAAGTTTTTATACAGGCTTCAGATATAAATTCTAAAAAATAAATAAAAAGAATTCTGATGAAATAAGCAGGTAGCCTTCTACCTGCTTTATTTTAAATAGATTAAGAAGGAGAAAAAATTGAAAAAGAAAATAAAGTTATTTATAATTTTACTTCTATTTTTAGTTCCCTTGAAAATTTTTTCAGAGAACACAGAAAAAAATTTTTATAAAAGAATAGTATCTCTAACATTGAGTGGAGATGAAATGCTGTTAGGACTTGTTGCAGAAAATAGAATTGCAGGCCTTTCAGGGAAAATTAATGAGGACAAAGATTTTTCCTATGTCGTTTCCAAAGCAAAGAAATTTCCAAAGATTGAAAGCAATGTAGAAAAATTAATTGAGTTAGAACCGGATTTAGTAATTGCAGCTGATTGGATGAAAAAAGATGTCTTATCTCAAATAGAGGATGTAGTTTCTAAATTATATATTTATGACACACCTGATAATTTTGAAGAGCAGAAAAAACTCATAAGAGAATTAGGAGCTATACTTAAAGTGGAGAGTAAAGCAGATGAAATAGTTAACAATATGGAAAATAGATTGAGAATAGTTCAGGAAAAAATTAAGCCTTTAAATAAAAATAAGAAGCCTAAAATATTACTTTATACTTCCTATCAAACAACAGCCGGTAAAGGAACAACTTTTGAAAATATGGTTGAATTGATAGGAGGAATTAACTTAGCAAGTGAAGTTGGGATTAAAGGCTCTCAGAAAATATCTAAGGAAAAACTAATTGAATTAGATCCGGATATTATAATAATTCCTACTTGGTCCAAGGATGAATCAGGAAAATTCATCAAATTTTTTTTAGAAGATGAAAGTTTTAAAAATTTAAAAGCTGTTAAAAATAAAAGAGTAATTGTTGTTCCCTATGCTGTAACAACACCTACTTCACAATATATGATTGACGGAATAGAAGTTTTAGCTCAAAAAATCTATAATTTATAATATAAAAATATATCTGAGGTGAAATATTTTGAAGCAGAATAAAATTAATTTTAATATACTGATGACAATTTTGCTAGTCTTTATAATTATTTTCTCTCTTTTTTATGGTACTGTAAAAGTTCCGATTTTAGAGATATTTAAAATAATTTTAAATAAATTGGGATTAACTAATTTTGAAATAATAAAGAAGAGTTTTATACCGATTATTTTATATGTAAGACTACCAAGAATTATGGTTTCTGTTTTAGTTGGAGGAGCATTGGCTGTATCAGGCTGCACAATGCAAAGTATATTAAAAAATCCAATAGCCGATTCCAGTATAATCGGTATATCAAGTGGAGCCAGTTTAGGGGCAGTAATAGCTATAGCAACTGGTTTAAGCACTCAATACTTATTTGCATTGCCATTTCTTTCTATATTCTGTGCACTTTTAGTTTCAAGTTTGGTATATAAAATTTCTGTGATGAGAGCTAAAACTGATAATTTACTTTTAATTTTATCTGGTATAGCAATGAGCAGTTTTATAAGTGCAATATCTTCATTAATACTGACAATCTTAGTTGATTCACAAATAAGGGAATATATATTTTGGTCAATAGGAAGCTTGAGTGGAAGAAGATGGGAACATTTTTATTTAGGTGTTGCTCCCATACTTATTTTATCAATAATAATTTTCTTTTATGGCAAAGAATTAAATATTTTGTTGTTAGGTGATGAGGAAGCTAAATCTTTAGGAATAAATGTAAGTTTAGTTAGGAAAAAAATTTTGGTTATGGTTGCTGTTCTTACCGGAATGTCAGTCTGTATAAGCGGAAATATAGGTTTTGTAGGACTTATAGTTCCACATATTTTAAGAAAATTAATAGGTCCGGATAATAAGAAACTACTGAGAGCTTCTTTCCTTGCGGGAGCATTTTTTTTAACTTTAAGTGATTTATTAGCAAGGCTTGTTTTAAGCCCGGTTGAAATAAGTGTAGGAATTATAACAGCTCTTATAGGAGCACCTTATTTTATCTATCTAATCATAAGAATTAGAAGAGGAGGAATACTATGAGCAATCCTATATTGGAGGTAAAAAAAATATCATATGGTGTAGAAGAAAAAGAAATTCTAAAAAATGTTTCTTTTAATTGTGCACCTGGAGAGATAATAGGACTTATTGGACCGAATGGTTCAGGCAAAACAACTCTTCTTAAAGCGTTAAATAGAATTAATAAGATAAATAGTGGAGAAATACTATTGAATGGCAAAAATATAAATCTTTATAATGAAAAGGAACTTGCAAGAGAAATATCTTTTATGAACCAAAATACCAATCCAAGTTTTGATTTTCCTTGTATTGATATAGTTGTACTTGGAAGATATCCATATTTAGAAAGATTTGAAGAATATAGGAAAAGTGATATAGCAATTGCGGAAAAGTATATGAGGTTAACAGATACACTAAAATTTAGAAATAAATCGATATTAGAAATATCCGGTGGTGAAAGACAAAGAGTTTTATTTGCTAAGGTACTGACACAGGAAACTATTATTACACTTCTGGATGAGCCATCCTCAAATATGGATATGATGTTTGAGGAAGAATTACTTAAATATATTAGGAAAATGAAAGATGAAAATAAAACAGTTATTTTAGCAATACATAATTTAAGAATGGCAATAAAATACTGTTCCAGACTTATTCTTCTATCAGATGGCGAAATATTGAAAGATGGATTGCCGGAAGAAGTTGTAACTGAAGAAAATTTGAAAAAAGCTTATGGAGTAACAACTAAAGTTTATTACAATGAGATATCAAAAAATTTAGATTTTTGTATTTTATAAGTTAAATAAATTTAAAAAATATTGAAAGGAAAAGTTTATGAAGCTATTGGATACAGGGGACAAAGTTTATAGATATAACAAAAGTGTAATTATAAAATTTGTAGGAAAGAGAGCTGTGTTGAGTACAGGAATTATAAACGGAGGATATACTGAACATTTAACTTCTGTTTTTAATAATGATGCAAAAACAGCCCCTGGAATGGGATGTCAGTTAAAAGCTCCAACTTATAAAGAACATATGGAGATAATCTCTAAAGAAATGGGTTTAGATCCTTATTATACTACAGGTCTGGGAACAGCTGCAGATATGGAAAATATGTGTATAGTACAGGAAAAATATAAAAATTTAACTGTTACTGCACTTGTAACTGCCGGAATAGAAACAAATGGCGGACGTGTTGGAGATGAGGCAGCCTATATTGAAAACAATGGAAAAGTTGAAAAAGTAAATCATGGAACAGTAAATATTATTGTTTCAATTAATGCAAATTTAGCACCTAGAACTTTAACAAGAGCCTTAGTTACTATAACTGAAGCCAAAACAGCAGCCATACAGGAATTATTGGAGGGAAGTAAATATTCTCATGGTTTAGCAACAGGTTCGGGAACTGATGGAACAATAGTTTATGGAAATTTGGAAAGTAATAATGTATATAATGATGCGGGAAAACATTCAAAATTGGGAGAACTTATTGGAAAGTCAGTGAAAAAAGCAGTAAAAGATGCTCTTGCCAAGCAGTCGGGACTAACACCGGAAAAGCAGAAATCTATTTTCAGAAGGTTTAGAAGATATGGGGTTACTGCTGAAAAAGTTTGGGATAGATATATTGAAGAAAATCTTGAATTAATGGATAAAAAATTAGAATATATTGAATTTATGGAAAAGATTGAAAAAGATGAAAAATTAGTAGCATTGACATCTTTATATATTCATCTTATGGATCAGTATGATTGGGGACTTCTCTCAAAAGAAATTGTTAGAGAGGAATGTATGAATATCTTAAAACAAGTCATTATTTCTCTTGAGCTTGATTTAAAAGATATAAAATTTGAAAAAGAAGAAAAAAATTATGAAAATTTTTTTAAATATTTAAGTGAGGAATTTATTTTTGTATTGGTAATTTTTATTAAGAAAAAATGGGAGGCGAAATGTTTAAAATAGTTTTCATTACATCAATGTTTGACAACATATACAGTATAAATAAAGTTTCTCATGACTTGCTAAATGAATATAAAAATCAATTTGAGTTTAAATATTATAAGGCAGCGGAGATAGATTCTTCTTCTGAAAAATATCTGGCTCTTATAAAAGATAGTAAAGATAGCAATTTAATTTGCATAATGTTACATGGAGGAATTTCGAGCTTTAAAAAATTTTTAAAAATAAGAGAAGAATTGAAGGATAAAGTACCGTTTTTTATACATTCAACAATAGAAGATGAAAACAGAGAATTTACATCAAAATCTGCTCTTTCTCCTTTGGTACAGGATAAACTTAGTAAGTATTATTTACTGGGTGGTGAAAAAAACTATAGAAATATGCTATTGTATGCTGCGAATTCTTTAGCGAATACAAATTATGAGATAGAAGAGTACATCTTTCCAAAGTGGGAAGGAATTTATGATTATTCTAAAGAAAATAATTTAACTGAAAAAGAGGAAGCAGATTATCTTAATGACTTACTAGAAGAGAAAAATGTTATTGCACTTGCTGTTCATGGAAAGGAATGGCAAAACAAGAAAATAAAAGTTATAAATAAATTTGTAGAGGAAATAGAAAGAGAAGGCGGAAAAGCCTTAGTTGTTTTCACCAACTCAGTACCTAATCCTGAAATAAAATCTAGGGGAACTAGATGGGTGATAAATAATTATTTTAAAAGAAATGGAGAAATTATACCGAAGGTCATAATAAATTTAATAGCTTATTCTCAAAGTATTTTTGATCAACCTGGGGATGGTACAGCAATGGTTGATAAAAGCATTTTTGAAGATTTAGGAATACCTGTAATACAGGCAATGAGCAGCTATCAAAATAGAGAAACATGGGAAAATGATATAAGAGGTCTGGATAGCATGTCATTGACTTCAAGTGTCTATTACCCGGAATTTGATGGACAGATTATTTCTGTTACCTGCTGTACACATGAAATAGTAGTAGATGAATTTGGTGAAAATACTTATTTTTTACCTATTGATGAGAGAATAAACAAAATAGCAAGAATGGCAATGGGCTGGTCCAGATTGGCAAATAAAGAAAATAAAGATAAAAAAGTTGCGATTATTCTTCATAATATGCCACCTAGAAATGATATGATAGGTTGTGCATTTGGCTTGGATACACCCAATTCTGTTTATAATATGGTAGAAACTTTTTCAGAGATGGGAATACCTACAGATTATAAATTTACAAATGGTGATGAAATTATTCAGAGAATAATAAAAACGGTAAGCAATGAACAAAAATGGCTAAGTGCTGACAAAGTATTGGAAAGAAGTATAGATACAATTGATAAGGAAAAATATTCCAAGTGGTTTTTAAATTTAAATCCAAAAATAAAAGACAAAATACAGGAACAATGGGGAGAGCCACCTGGGGAATTTATGGTTTATGAAGACTTACTTCCTATCCCCGGAATATTAAATGGGAACATTTTTATAGGTTTACAGCCGGCTAGAGGAATGATGGAGAGAGCAGAGGAACTTTATCATAATACAGATTTTATAATTCCACATCAATATTATTCTTTTTATAAGTGGATAAAAGAAGAATTTAAAGCTGATGTTATTTATCATGTTGGAACTCACGGAACACTTGAGTGGTTACCGGGAAAAGAAGTAGGACTTTGTGATTCTTCATGCCCGGATTTTAATATAGATGATATTCCTCACTTATATGACTATTCAATTAATATTACAGGTGAAGGTTTGCAAGCTAAAAGAAGGAGCTACGCAGCTT is a genomic window containing:
- a CDS encoding adenosylcobinamide amidohydrolase encodes the protein MKLLDTGDKVYRYNKSVIIKFVGKRAVLSTGIINGGYTEHLTSVFNNDAKTAPGMGCQLKAPTYKEHMEIISKEMGLDPYYTTGLGTAADMENMCIVQEKYKNLTVTALVTAGIETNGGRVGDEAAYIENNGKVEKVNHGTVNIIVSINANLAPRTLTRALVTITEAKTAAIQELLEGSKYSHGLATGSGTDGTIVYGNLESNNVYNDAGKHSKLGELIGKSVKKAVKDALAKQSGLTPEKQKSIFRRFRRYGVTAEKVWDRYIEENLELMDKKLEYIEFMEKIEKDEKLVALTSLYIHLMDQYDWGLLSKEIVREECMNILKQVIISLELDLKDIKFEKEEKNYENFFKYLSEEFIFVLVIFIKKKWEAKCLK
- a CDS encoding ABC transporter substrate-binding protein; the encoded protein is MKKKIKLFIILLLFLVPLKIFSENTEKNFYKRIVSLTLSGDEMLLGLVAENRIAGLSGKINEDKDFSYVVSKAKKFPKIESNVEKLIELEPDLVIAADWMKKDVLSQIEDVVSKLYIYDTPDNFEEQKKLIRELGAILKVESKADEIVNNMENRLRIVQEKIKPLNKNKKPKILLYTSYQTTAGKGTTFENMVELIGGINLASEVGIKGSQKISKEKLIELDPDIIIIPTWSKDESGKFIKFFLEDESFKNLKAVKNKRVIVVPYAVTTPTSQYMIDGIEVLAQKIYNL
- a CDS encoding TonB-dependent receptor; its protein translation is MRKELLLMSIFVSLFSTFAMGQSEEKNIPVQKLNETVITTTEAFGTKTRETAKNIQVITADEIKLRGASTVQEALKGIPGVIVRKYDGGMANIDLRGSGDAVSFSGTTLLLDGVPMNGLVKLDINSIAIDDIDRIEIIQGGGAVVYGDGSTGGVVNIITKAAQNKTNYGSINLELASWKTKKANLTYGTNLTDKFSVAASYSNTSSMEYRERGYGTDYYGEKFDYRNRKDEKESIMLRTKYELKDGAIDLRYSHTENIDIYTGYLEKKEFDKNPRQKGQYSGLIENKIDIWNLSFNKKLTDKFDFLVYGGYSKDKSINQKQETKEYFIKPELKYNYAKDSYIIVGGDYRKGEREFKEILDVNGVLGKAPNDERKSKAIYLLNKTSFGNFQFTQGYRREKVEYKYSEKKYNSMTWALEKIVPKGNDYSNNNSFELGINYLYSSTGNTYFNYTRATRTPTIGEAGAWHGEYKTQKNDIFEIGLRDYYKNTFINTSIFYINSENEVYYDKTDPNYSKNRNFDGKVRRTGAQLSLIHDFNKLTLRENISYINPKVKTGQYKGKEFAGVPKWIFNLGATYKFTDKFLINADMYYQSKAYAVDDFDNYHGRGNDYLTVDTNISYSFDNGLEIYGGIKNLFDEKYASSITSTRTSWGSGARKIYYPADGRSFYTGFRYKF
- a CDS encoding ABC transporter ATP-binding protein, whose amino-acid sequence is MSNPILEVKKISYGVEEKEILKNVSFNCAPGEIIGLIGPNGSGKTTLLKALNRINKINSGEILLNGKNINLYNEKELAREISFMNQNTNPSFDFPCIDIVVLGRYPYLERFEEYRKSDIAIAEKYMRLTDTLKFRNKSILEISGGERQRVLFAKVLTQETIITLLDEPSSNMDMMFEEELLKYIRKMKDENKTVILAIHNLRMAIKYCSRLILLSDGEILKDGLPEEVVTEENLKKAYGVTTKVYYNEISKNLDFCIL
- a CDS encoding FecCD family ABC transporter permease, with translation MTILLVFIIIFSLFYGTVKVPILEIFKIILNKLGLTNFEIIKKSFIPIILYVRLPRIMVSVLVGGALAVSGCTMQSILKNPIADSSIIGISSGASLGAVIAIATGLSTQYLFALPFLSIFCALLVSSLVYKISVMRAKTDNLLLILSGIAMSSFISAISSLILTILVDSQIREYIFWSIGSLSGRRWEHFYLGVAPILILSIIIFFYGKELNILLLGDEEAKSLGINVSLVRKKILVMVAVLTGMSVCISGNIGFVGLIVPHILRKLIGPDNKKLLRASFLAGAFFLTLSDLLARLVLSPVEISVGIITALIGAPYFIYLIIRIRRGGIL
- a CDS encoding ABC transporter substrate-binding protein, which produces MKNIRKICLFVLLLIFSISAFGNTYKGLSKGYQNDIEVEVVLNENGKINDVKILKNQDTKGIGDIAGKKIPQLIVKKQSLDIDSVAGATITSEAIVTATANAIKAAGLDVKKYGFKEKIIKEKDETVKINPDKMPKKKPIEKVITVKDVKGREVNLNLPISSFAVSTMDIMDFIIPLKGKEAFNMLVGSGEDGGHGLNKYAKLYSPVVGKYMEHTAQISDHNAPFDLEMILSMQPDVLIVNSAMAAHKYALEIEDQLTQAGIKIILIDVPGKKIENSVQQTMKLLGQIFSEEARAKEVIDFIDTQYNLVLSKDLRNEANKPTVYYEKSGYSQIFGSTSTSNVGWGTIIDLAGGKNIADDLLMEKAAGKGSGNKLDPEYVLESNPDFIFVSGINKMWLSSVSKNNTCSFDIVNRNGWNNLKAIKNKNLYEFAHSTNRSIYGFYPTLKMATILYPEKFKGVNPEKILDEFFEKFMLLDSNISTWLYNIKDEKNK